A stretch of Pygocentrus nattereri isolate fPygNat1 chromosome 8, fPygNat1.pri, whole genome shotgun sequence DNA encodes these proteins:
- the stag2b gene encoding cohesin subunit SA-2 isoform X2, translated as MIAAPELQTDFHYPQDTDTRFSSDTDFDDPDGRSAVQGKGKVKKGKKAPGEKGKGAGKGAGRLNGHHQENGMENVMLFEVVKLGKSAMQSVVDDWIESYKHDRDTALLDLINFFIQCSGCKGVVSGEMFRHMQNSEIIRKMTEEFDEDSGDYPLTMAGPQWKKFKSSFCEFIGVLVRQCQYSIIYDEYMMDTVISLLTGLSDSQVRAFRHTSTLAAMKLMTALVNVALNLSINMDNTQRQYEAERNKMIGKRANDRLELLLQKRKELQENQDEIENMMNAIFKGVFVHRYRDAIAEIRAICIEEIGVWMKMYSDAFLNDSYLKYVGWTLHDKQGEVRLKCLTALQGLYYNRELNAKLELFTSRFKDRIVSMTLDKEYDVAVQAIKLLTLVLHSSDEVLTAEDCESVYHLVYSAHRPVAVAAGEFLFKKLFSHRDIEDDSMPKRRGRQSLNANLIKTTVFFFLESELHEHAAYLVDSMWDCASELLKDWECMISLLLDEPLPGEEALTDRQETALIEIMLCTIRQAAECHPPVGRGTGKRVLTAKEKKTQLDDRTRMTELFAVALPPLLAKYSVDAEKVTNLLQLPQFFDLEIYTTGRLEKHLESLLRQIREIVEKHTDTDVLEACSKTYHALCSEEFTIFNRVDIARSQLLDELVDKFNRLLEDFLQEGEDPDEDDAYQVLSTLKRITAFHNAHDLSKWDLFTSNYKLLNTGIENGDMPEQIVIHALQCTHYVILWHLAKVSEGSCKKEDMVTLRKQMRAFCLMCQRYLASVNTAVKEQAFTILCDLLMIFSHQIISGGREILEPLVYTPEASLQSELLSFILDHVFIDQDEDNNSTDGQQDDEAGKIEALHKRRNLLAAYCKLIIYNVVEMNTGADIFKQYMRYYNDYGDIIKETMSKTRQIDKIQCAKTLILSLQQLFNEMLSDLGPGFDRSSSAFCGIKELARRFSLTFGLDQLKTREAIAMLHKDGIEFAFKEPNPQGEGYPPLNLAFLDILSEFSSKLMRQDKRTVHMYLERFMTFQMALQREDCWLPLISYRNSLQAGGDDDTMSVVSGISSRGSTIRNKKPKPVTGKRKLSEEESSSSSEVWLNRDQSMQTPVMMPSPHLTSTVMRDTKRLRPEDSYMGVYTMPPEQQQPQPPPQHHAPPQTPQPHHHQTPLDYNTQVTWMLAQRQQQEEAARQQHERAMNYAKLRSNLQHAIRRGSGLMEDDEEPIVEDVMMSSEGRIEDLNEGMDFDTMDIDLPASKNRRERSELKPDFFDPASIMDESVRTTHFLGYDAFQR; from the exons ATGATAGCAGCACCAGAATTACAAACGGATTTTCATTATCCCCA GGACACAGACACTCGTTTTTCATCGGACACTGACTTCGATGATCCTGATGGGAGAAGTGCTGTCCAGGGAAAAGGAAAG GTGAAAAAGGGGAAGAAAGCCCCTGGGGAGAAGGGAAAAGGAGCAGGAAAAGGTGCTGGCCGATTGAATGGACACCACCAGGAAAATGGCATGGAGAATGTTATGCTTTTTGAAGTGGTCAAGCTGGGGAAGAGTGCCATGCAG TCTGTCGTGGATGACTGGATCGAGTCATACAAGCATGACAGAGACACAGCACTCCTTGACTTGATCAACTTCTTTATCCAGTGTTCAGGCTGCAAAG GTGTTGTTAGTGGTGAGATGTTTCGGCACATGCAAAATTCTGAGATCATCAGGAAGATGACTGAAGAGTTTGATGAG GACAGTGGAGATTACCCACTCACGATGGCAGGTCCACAGTGGAAAAAGTTCAAGTCGAGTTTCTGCGAGTTCATTGGCGTATTGGTGCGACAGTGTCAATACAGCATCATCTATGACGAGTATATGATGGACACGGTCATCTCTCTGCTCACGGGTCTCTCAGATTCCCAAGTGCGCGCCTTCAGGCACACCAGCACACTCGCAG CCATGAAGCTGATGACAGCTCTAGTGAATGTTGCGCTGAACCTCAGCATCAACATGGACAACACGCAGCGCCAGTACGAGGCTGAGAGGAATAAGATGATTGGCAAGCGGGCCAATGACAGGCTGGAGCTGCTTCTGCAGAAACGGAAGGAG ctACAAGAAAATCAAGATGAAATTGAAAACATGATGAATGCAATTTTCAAGGGTGTCTTCGTTCACAGATACCG TGATGCAATAGCAGAGATCCGAGCGATCTGCATAGAAGAAATTGGGGTATGGATGAAAATGTACAGCGACGCCTTTCTCAACGACAGCTACCTAAAGTACGTGGGCTGGACCCTGCATGACAAG CAAGGTGAAGTGCGACTTAAATGCCTGACGGCTCTGCAGGGCCTCTACTACAACCGTGAGCTCAATGCCAAGTTGGAGCTCTTCACCAGCCGCTTCAAG GACCGCATTGTGTCTATGACGCTGGATAAGGAGTATGATGTCGCTGTGCAAGCAATAAAACTGCTCACACTTGTGTTACA TAGCAGTGATGAGGTCCTGACTGCGGAGGACTGTGAGAGCGTGTACCACTTGGTGTACTCAGCTCACCGGCCAGTTGCTGTGGCGGCAGGAGAgttccttttcaaaaa GCTGTTCAGCCATCGAGACATAGAGGATGACAGCATGCCTAAAAGACGAGGCAGACAGTCACTGAATGCCAACCtcattaaaaccactgttttcTTCTTCCTAGAGAGTGAG CTCCATGAACATGCTGCGTACCTGGTGGATAGCATGTGGGACTGCGCCTCGGAGCTGCTGAAGGACTGGGAATGCATGATCAGTCTCCTGCTGGATGAGCCCCTGCCTGGAGAGGAAG CTCTGACGGACAGACAGGAGACGGCCCTCATCGAGATCATGCTCTGTACCATCCGACAGGCTGCAGAGTGCCATCCTCCTGTGGGCAGAGGAACTGGCAAGAGG GTACTGACagcaaaagagaagaaaactcAGCTTGATGACCGGACGAGAATGACCGAGCTTTTTGCAGTGGCACTTCCACCTTTACTCGCAAAG TACTCAGTTGATGCAGAAAAGGTGACCAACCTATTACAACTTCCACAGTTCTTTGATCTGGAGATATATACAACAGGACGGCTGGAAAAG CATCTGGAATCACTGCTAAGACAAATCAGGGAAATTGTGGAAAAGCACACAGACACTGACGTGCTAGAAGCCTGCTCCAAAACCTACCATGCCCTTTGCAGCGAGGAGTTTACGATTTTCAACAGGGTGGACATTGCCCGCAGCCAGCTTCTGGACGAACTGGTGGACAAGTTCAACAGGCTGCTGGAAGACTTCCTACAGGAG GGAGAAGATCCAGATGAAGATGATGCTTATCAGGTCTTATCCACACTGAAGCGGATCACGGCTTTCCATAA TGCTCATGACCTCTCCAAATGGGATCTGTTCACCAGCAACTATAAGTTACTCAACACAGGCATTGAGAATGGGGACATGCCTGAGCAG ATTGTCATCCATGCACTGCAGTGTACACACTATGTGATCCTGTGGCACTTAGCGAAGGTCTCTGAGGGTAGCTGCAAAAAa GAGGACATGGTGACTCTGAGGAAGCAAATGAGAGCATTCTGTCTCATGTGTCAGCGTTATTTGGCAAGCGTCAACACTGCTGTCAAAGAGCAGGCTTTCACTATCCTGTGTGACctgctgatgatattcagtcACCAAATCATCTCTGGGGGGAGGGAGATTCTGGAGCCTCTGGTCTACACGCCGGAGGCCTCCCTGCAATCGGAGCTGCTCAGCTTCATCTTGGACCATGTCTTCATAGACCAGGATGAGGACAACAACAGCACAG ATGGACAGCAGGACGACGAAGCAGGCAAGATAGAAGCTTTGCACAAAAGACGCAACCTGCTGGCAGCTTACTGCAAGCTCATCATCTACAATGTGGTGGAGATGAACACTGGGGCTGATATATTTAAGCAGTATATGAGA TATTACAATGACTATGGTGACATCATCAAGGAAACAATGAGCAAAACAAGACAGATTGACAAAATACAGTGTGCAAAGACACTCATTCTGAGCTTGCAGCAG TTGTTCAACGAGATGCTGTCAGACCTGGGCCCAGGCTTTGACCGGTCATCTTCAGCCTTCTGTGGCATTAAAGAACTGGCTCGGCGCTTCTCTCTGACTTTTGGCCTGGATCAACTCAAAACCAGAGAAGCCATCGCCATGTTACACAA ggatggtattgaaTTTGCCTTCAAGGAGCCAAATCCTCAAGGAGAAGGGTATCCTCCCTTAAACCTGGCTTTCCTGGACATCCTCAGCGAGTTCTCATCTAAGCTCATGAGACAGGACAAGCGCACTGT gCATATGTATCTGGAGCGCTTCATGACGTTTCAGATGGCTCTGCAGAGGGAAGACTGCTGGTTACCGCTCATCTCCTACAGGAACTCCCTGCAGGCCGGCGGTGATGATGACACCATGTCTGTGGTGAGCGGCATCAGCAGTCGTGGCTCCACCATCCGCAATAAGAAGCCCAAACCTGTCACTGGCAAGAGGAAACTATCTGAAG aggagagcagcagcagcagcgaggTGTGGCTAAATAGAGATCAGAGCATGCAGACGCCAGTCATGATGCCTTCTCCCCACCTCACGTCCACAGTCATGCGCGATACAAAGAGGCTGCGACCCGAGGACAGCTACATGGGCGTGTACACCATGCCACCTGAGCAGCAACAGCCGCAGCCGCCACCACAGCATCACGCACCCCCACAGACGCCCCAGCCTCACCACCACCAAACCCCCTTGGACTACAA CACACAGGTCACCTGGATGCTAGCACAGaggcagcagcaggaggaggctGCCAGACAGCAACATGAGAGAGCCATGAACTACGCCAAACTGAGGAGCAACCTGCAGCACGCCAT TCGTCGAGGATCAGGCCTAATGGAAGATGACGAGGAACCgattgtagaggatgtgatgaTGTCATCAGAAGGCAGAATTGAGGATCTTAATGAAGGCATGGATTTTGACACAATGGATATTGATCTG CCTGCGTCAAAGAATCGGCGAGAGAGATCGGAACTGAAGCCAGACTTTTTCGACCCTGCCTCTATCATGGATGAGTCTGTAAGGACCACTCATTTCCTGGGTTATGATGCTTTTCAGCGGTAA
- the stag2b gene encoding cohesin subunit SA-2 isoform X1, with amino-acid sequence MIAAPELQTDFHYPQDTDTRFSSDTDFDDPDGRSAVQGKGKVKKGKKAPGEKGKGAGKGAGRLNGHHQENGMENVMLFEVVKLGKSAMQSVVDDWIESYKHDRDTALLDLINFFIQCSGCKGVVSGEMFRHMQNSEIIRKMTEEFDEDSGDYPLTMAGPQWKKFKSSFCEFIGVLVRQCQYSIIYDEYMMDTVISLLTGLSDSQVRAFRHTSTLAAMKLMTALVNVALNLSINMDNTQRQYEAERNKMIGKRANDRLELLLQKRKELQENQDEIENMMNAIFKGVFVHRYRDAIAEIRAICIEEIGVWMKMYSDAFLNDSYLKYVGWTLHDKQGEVRLKCLTALQGLYYNRELNAKLELFTSRFKDRIVSMTLDKEYDVAVQAIKLLTLVLHSSDEVLTAEDCESVYHLVYSAHRPVAVAAGEFLFKKLFSHRDIEDDSMPKRRGRQSLNANLIKTTVFFFLESELHEHAAYLVDSMWDCASELLKDWECMISLLLDEPLPGEEALTDRQETALIEIMLCTIRQAAECHPPVGRGTGKRVLTAKEKKTQLDDRTRMTELFAVALPPLLAKYSVDAEKVTNLLQLPQFFDLEIYTTGRLEKHLESLLRQIREIVEKHTDTDVLEACSKTYHALCSEEFTIFNRVDIARSQLLDELVDKFNRLLEDFLQEGEDPDEDDAYQVLSTLKRITAFHNAHDLSKWDLFTSNYKLLNTGIENGDMPEQIVIHALQCTHYVILWHLAKVSEGSCKKEDMVTLRKQMRAFCLMCQRYLASVNTAVKEQAFTILCDLLMIFSHQIISGGREILEPLVYTPEASLQSELLSFILDHVFIDQDEDNNSTDGQQDDEAGKIEALHKRRNLLAAYCKLIIYNVVEMNTGADIFKQYMRYYNDYGDIIKETMSKTRQIDKIQCAKTLILSLQQLFNEMLSDLGPGFDRSSSAFCGIKELARRFSLTFGLDQLKTREAIAMLHKDGIEFAFKEPNPQGEGYPPLNLAFLDILSEFSSKLMRQDKRTVHMYLERFMTFQMALQREDCWLPLISYRNSLQAGGDDDTMSVVSGISSRGSTIRNKKPKPVTGKRKLSEAEESSSSSEVWLNRDQSMQTPVMMPSPHLTSTVMRDTKRLRPEDSYMGVYTMPPEQQQPQPPPQHHAPPQTPQPHHHQTPLDYNTQVTWMLAQRQQQEEAARQQHERAMNYAKLRSNLQHAIRRGSGLMEDDEEPIVEDVMMSSEGRIEDLNEGMDFDTMDIDLPASKNRRERSELKPDFFDPASIMDESVRTTHFLGYDAFQR; translated from the exons ATGATAGCAGCACCAGAATTACAAACGGATTTTCATTATCCCCA GGACACAGACACTCGTTTTTCATCGGACACTGACTTCGATGATCCTGATGGGAGAAGTGCTGTCCAGGGAAAAGGAAAG GTGAAAAAGGGGAAGAAAGCCCCTGGGGAGAAGGGAAAAGGAGCAGGAAAAGGTGCTGGCCGATTGAATGGACACCACCAGGAAAATGGCATGGAGAATGTTATGCTTTTTGAAGTGGTCAAGCTGGGGAAGAGTGCCATGCAG TCTGTCGTGGATGACTGGATCGAGTCATACAAGCATGACAGAGACACAGCACTCCTTGACTTGATCAACTTCTTTATCCAGTGTTCAGGCTGCAAAG GTGTTGTTAGTGGTGAGATGTTTCGGCACATGCAAAATTCTGAGATCATCAGGAAGATGACTGAAGAGTTTGATGAG GACAGTGGAGATTACCCACTCACGATGGCAGGTCCACAGTGGAAAAAGTTCAAGTCGAGTTTCTGCGAGTTCATTGGCGTATTGGTGCGACAGTGTCAATACAGCATCATCTATGACGAGTATATGATGGACACGGTCATCTCTCTGCTCACGGGTCTCTCAGATTCCCAAGTGCGCGCCTTCAGGCACACCAGCACACTCGCAG CCATGAAGCTGATGACAGCTCTAGTGAATGTTGCGCTGAACCTCAGCATCAACATGGACAACACGCAGCGCCAGTACGAGGCTGAGAGGAATAAGATGATTGGCAAGCGGGCCAATGACAGGCTGGAGCTGCTTCTGCAGAAACGGAAGGAG ctACAAGAAAATCAAGATGAAATTGAAAACATGATGAATGCAATTTTCAAGGGTGTCTTCGTTCACAGATACCG TGATGCAATAGCAGAGATCCGAGCGATCTGCATAGAAGAAATTGGGGTATGGATGAAAATGTACAGCGACGCCTTTCTCAACGACAGCTACCTAAAGTACGTGGGCTGGACCCTGCATGACAAG CAAGGTGAAGTGCGACTTAAATGCCTGACGGCTCTGCAGGGCCTCTACTACAACCGTGAGCTCAATGCCAAGTTGGAGCTCTTCACCAGCCGCTTCAAG GACCGCATTGTGTCTATGACGCTGGATAAGGAGTATGATGTCGCTGTGCAAGCAATAAAACTGCTCACACTTGTGTTACA TAGCAGTGATGAGGTCCTGACTGCGGAGGACTGTGAGAGCGTGTACCACTTGGTGTACTCAGCTCACCGGCCAGTTGCTGTGGCGGCAGGAGAgttccttttcaaaaa GCTGTTCAGCCATCGAGACATAGAGGATGACAGCATGCCTAAAAGACGAGGCAGACAGTCACTGAATGCCAACCtcattaaaaccactgttttcTTCTTCCTAGAGAGTGAG CTCCATGAACATGCTGCGTACCTGGTGGATAGCATGTGGGACTGCGCCTCGGAGCTGCTGAAGGACTGGGAATGCATGATCAGTCTCCTGCTGGATGAGCCCCTGCCTGGAGAGGAAG CTCTGACGGACAGACAGGAGACGGCCCTCATCGAGATCATGCTCTGTACCATCCGACAGGCTGCAGAGTGCCATCCTCCTGTGGGCAGAGGAACTGGCAAGAGG GTACTGACagcaaaagagaagaaaactcAGCTTGATGACCGGACGAGAATGACCGAGCTTTTTGCAGTGGCACTTCCACCTTTACTCGCAAAG TACTCAGTTGATGCAGAAAAGGTGACCAACCTATTACAACTTCCACAGTTCTTTGATCTGGAGATATATACAACAGGACGGCTGGAAAAG CATCTGGAATCACTGCTAAGACAAATCAGGGAAATTGTGGAAAAGCACACAGACACTGACGTGCTAGAAGCCTGCTCCAAAACCTACCATGCCCTTTGCAGCGAGGAGTTTACGATTTTCAACAGGGTGGACATTGCCCGCAGCCAGCTTCTGGACGAACTGGTGGACAAGTTCAACAGGCTGCTGGAAGACTTCCTACAGGAG GGAGAAGATCCAGATGAAGATGATGCTTATCAGGTCTTATCCACACTGAAGCGGATCACGGCTTTCCATAA TGCTCATGACCTCTCCAAATGGGATCTGTTCACCAGCAACTATAAGTTACTCAACACAGGCATTGAGAATGGGGACATGCCTGAGCAG ATTGTCATCCATGCACTGCAGTGTACACACTATGTGATCCTGTGGCACTTAGCGAAGGTCTCTGAGGGTAGCTGCAAAAAa GAGGACATGGTGACTCTGAGGAAGCAAATGAGAGCATTCTGTCTCATGTGTCAGCGTTATTTGGCAAGCGTCAACACTGCTGTCAAAGAGCAGGCTTTCACTATCCTGTGTGACctgctgatgatattcagtcACCAAATCATCTCTGGGGGGAGGGAGATTCTGGAGCCTCTGGTCTACACGCCGGAGGCCTCCCTGCAATCGGAGCTGCTCAGCTTCATCTTGGACCATGTCTTCATAGACCAGGATGAGGACAACAACAGCACAG ATGGACAGCAGGACGACGAAGCAGGCAAGATAGAAGCTTTGCACAAAAGACGCAACCTGCTGGCAGCTTACTGCAAGCTCATCATCTACAATGTGGTGGAGATGAACACTGGGGCTGATATATTTAAGCAGTATATGAGA TATTACAATGACTATGGTGACATCATCAAGGAAACAATGAGCAAAACAAGACAGATTGACAAAATACAGTGTGCAAAGACACTCATTCTGAGCTTGCAGCAG TTGTTCAACGAGATGCTGTCAGACCTGGGCCCAGGCTTTGACCGGTCATCTTCAGCCTTCTGTGGCATTAAAGAACTGGCTCGGCGCTTCTCTCTGACTTTTGGCCTGGATCAACTCAAAACCAGAGAAGCCATCGCCATGTTACACAA ggatggtattgaaTTTGCCTTCAAGGAGCCAAATCCTCAAGGAGAAGGGTATCCTCCCTTAAACCTGGCTTTCCTGGACATCCTCAGCGAGTTCTCATCTAAGCTCATGAGACAGGACAAGCGCACTGT gCATATGTATCTGGAGCGCTTCATGACGTTTCAGATGGCTCTGCAGAGGGAAGACTGCTGGTTACCGCTCATCTCCTACAGGAACTCCCTGCAGGCCGGCGGTGATGATGACACCATGTCTGTGGTGAGCGGCATCAGCAGTCGTGGCTCCACCATCCGCAATAAGAAGCCCAAACCTGTCACTGGCAAGAGGAAACTATCTGAAG CAGaggagagcagcagcagcagcgaggTGTGGCTAAATAGAGATCAGAGCATGCAGACGCCAGTCATGATGCCTTCTCCCCACCTCACGTCCACAGTCATGCGCGATACAAAGAGGCTGCGACCCGAGGACAGCTACATGGGCGTGTACACCATGCCACCTGAGCAGCAACAGCCGCAGCCGCCACCACAGCATCACGCACCCCCACAGACGCCCCAGCCTCACCACCACCAAACCCCCTTGGACTACAA CACACAGGTCACCTGGATGCTAGCACAGaggcagcagcaggaggaggctGCCAGACAGCAACATGAGAGAGCCATGAACTACGCCAAACTGAGGAGCAACCTGCAGCACGCCAT TCGTCGAGGATCAGGCCTAATGGAAGATGACGAGGAACCgattgtagaggatgtgatgaTGTCATCAGAAGGCAGAATTGAGGATCTTAATGAAGGCATGGATTTTGACACAATGGATATTGATCTG CCTGCGTCAAAGAATCGGCGAGAGAGATCGGAACTGAAGCCAGACTTTTTCGACCCTGCCTCTATCATGGATGAGTCTGTAAGGACCACTCATTTCCTGGGTTATGATGCTTTTCAGCGGTAA